The proteins below come from a single Oreochromis niloticus isolate F11D_XX unplaced genomic scaffold, O_niloticus_UMD_NMBU tig00001581_pilon, whole genome shotgun sequence genomic window:
- the LOC109196640 gene encoding uncharacterized protein LOC109196640, with product MSSSGLYFTVFPVCLNTCYFFLDSEISLLDSSLLDHLDQIDISDLENYVFSSSPSSSPSSSPPVLERATGKNIRLSTREREALLSARVCPASAPQRASGKNLHLSAREREQLIAAHAHSPGFGAPAPQRASGKNLHLSAREREQLIAAHAHSPGFGAPAPQRASGKNLNLSAREREQLIAAHAHSPGFGASPPVSGPRHSQPLPRRSSLGHLRNRSGRTVRRTRRPASTRRTRQIRVRRDRLVSIALRSVSLIAEIVQLIL from the exons ATGTCCTCTTCAG GcttatattttactgtatttcctgtttgtttaaatacttgttatttctttttagaCTCTGAAATAAGCCTGCTTGATTCTTCTCTTTTGGATCATCTCGATCAAATCG ACATATCGGATTTGGAAAACTATGTTTTTTCGAGTTCACCTAGTTCTTCGCCTAGTTCCTCACCCCCGGTTTTAGAGAGAGCTACAGGCAAGAACATTCGTCTCTCGACCCGTGAGAGAGAGGCTTTGCTTTCTGCAAGGGTTTGCCCCGCGTCAGCTCCCCAGCGTGCCTCGGGCAAAAACCTGCATCTGTCTGCCCGGGAGAGGGAACAGCTGATCGCTGCGCACGCTCACAGTCCCGGCTTCGGAGCTCCAGCTCCCCAGCGTGCCTCGGGCAAAAACCTGCATCTGTCTGCCCGGGAGAGGGAACAGCTGATCGCTGCGCACGCTCACAGTCCCGGCTTCGGAGCTCCAGCTCCCCAGCGTGCCTCGGGCAAAAACCTAAATCTGTCTGCCCGGGAAAGGGAACAGCTGATCGCTGCGCACGCTCACAGTCCCGGCTTCGGAGCTTCTCCTCCTGTATCGGGGCCAAGACATTCACAGCCCCTGCCTCGGAGATCCAGTCTAG GGCATCTCAGAAACAGGAGTGGGAGGACCGTTAGGAGGACCCGTAGGCCTGCCAGCACAAGGAGGACAAGGCAGATACGTGTACGGCGAGACAGACTTGTTTCCATTGCTCTCCGATCAGTTTCGTTGATCGCTGAAATAGTTCAGCTCATCTTGTAa
- the LOC102078705 gene encoding coxsackievirus and adenovirus receptor homolog — protein MNMAAVTAWRCSTLLFIGLSMIFSADLERMEVKVGQNIVLPCQAVGDIQYVKWERVNLGVDCVLKHRRGEVFPDSLHPSFENRAHLQDRQMKDGNLSLIIREVKINDIGTYECNVMRSFGGNSTRNIIDLHVSVPPVFNFITAESGQDVILPCRAPDSNVKYIGWTRDDLGFDSVYRYEDGHFRPVNQHPSFKNRVDLQDRQMKDGDVSLILKNVTSNDAGTYLCKVIISRAHRSDLISSIYLVVDPPGPPKPRPGDEWMVFGVGFALSLCLVIAVVGFCTYTYRLSRGPNANRPHQTPQQLYDLRTGCRLETSKV, from the exons ATGAACATGGCTGCTGTGACTGCGTGGCGCTGCTCCACTTTGCTTTTTATCGGACTCTCCATGATCttctctgcag ATCTCGAGAGGATGGAAGTTAAAGTTGGACAGAACATCGTCCTGCCATGTCAAGCTGTAGGTGACATCCAATATGTAAAGTGGGAAAGAGTTAACCTGGGAGTTGACTGTGTACTCAAACACCGCCGTGGTGAAGTTTTTCCAGACAGTCTGCATCCATCTTTTGAGAACCGGGCgcatctgcaggacagacagatgaaggatggaaaTCTGTCTTTGATTATAAGGGAAGTGAAGATTAATGACATTGGAACATATGAGTGTAATGTCATGAGATCATTCGGGGGTAATTCCACCAGAAATATCATTGACCTTCATGTTTctgttcctccag TCTTCAatttcatcacagctgagtctggacaggatgTCATTCTGCCATGTCGAGCTCCAGACAGCAATGTCAAATACATAGGTTGGACCAGAGATGACCTGGGATTTGACTCTGTGTATCGTTATGAGGATGGACACTTTCGTCCAGtcaaccagcatccatcttttaagaatcgtgtggatctgcaggacagacagatgaaggatggagacgtgtctttgattctgaagaatgtgacgaGTAATGATGCTGGAACATACCTATGTAAAGTCATCATTAGCCGAGCACACCGGAGTGACCTCATTAGCAGCATCTACCTggttgttgatcctccag gtccaCCAAAACCTCGCCCAGGGGATGAATGGATGGTTTTTGGAGTGGGATTTGCTCTCTCACTTTGTCTTGTGATTGCTGTTGTTGGATTTTGCACATACACATATAGACTGTCCCGGGGGCCAAATGCTAATCGACCTCATCAGACCCCACAGCAGTTGTATGATCTGAGGACAGGCTGTAGATTAGAAACATCCAAAGTTTGA